In Caproicibacterium amylolyticum, a genomic segment contains:
- a CDS encoding YgiQ family radical SAM protein, which produces MDRRRFLPVSKEDMQACGLKEMDFVLITGDAYVDHPSFGTALISRWIEHLGYTVGIISQPDWHNTDDFMRLGRPKYGFMVNSGNIDSMVAHYTVAKRHRTVDAYSPGGKMGLRPDRAVIVYCNRIREAYGSIPIVIGGLEASLRRFAHYDYWSDSVRNSVLVDSGADILSYGMGELQTTALCEALAAGIPAQQISDIPGTCVIRSVLPDGSFVECPSMEEVKGDKRAYAQASKIEDEEQDPIRGRTIVQPFGQKFLIQYPPMRPLTTEEFDEVYELPFARMWHPDYDKSGGVPGFSEVEFSITSCRGCFGGCHFCSLAFHQGRMITARSHESILKEARSFLKNPRFKGYIHDVGGPSANFRHTSCRQQLQRGLCKNRLCLAPTPCKNLDTSHEDYRELLEEVRQIPGIKKVFIRSGIRYDYLMASGDKQFLSDLVRYHVSGQLKVAPEHCADCTLDYMGKPHFEVYQRFQDKFMKMNQKYGMKQYLVPYLMSSHPGCTLQDAVKLAQYLKKTGHDPEQVQDFYPTPGTVSTCMFYTGLDPRTMKPVYVPRTTKEKSEQRALLQFRNPRNKPLVIAALKAAGREDLIGWGKECLVTPMNGRKPEAHPAGRADSGHGHGSTGKKQNAHGQHPIRGRQAKSSKTKYGRRP; this is translated from the coding sequence ATGGACAGACGACGCTTTTTACCGGTTTCCAAAGAAGATATGCAGGCATGCGGGCTGAAAGAGATGGACTTTGTGCTGATAACAGGGGATGCTTATGTTGACCACCCGTCCTTTGGCACCGCACTGATTTCGCGCTGGATCGAGCACCTGGGGTACACAGTGGGCATCATTTCACAGCCGGACTGGCACAACACAGATGATTTTATGCGGCTGGGACGGCCAAAGTATGGATTCATGGTGAATTCCGGCAATATTGATTCCATGGTGGCACACTACACAGTTGCAAAACGCCACCGCACTGTGGACGCATACTCGCCGGGCGGCAAGATGGGCTTGCGCCCGGACCGTGCTGTGATTGTTTACTGTAACCGCATTCGGGAAGCCTATGGCAGCATTCCAATCGTGATTGGAGGACTGGAAGCCTCCCTGCGGCGGTTTGCACATTATGACTACTGGAGCGATTCGGTGCGCAACTCGGTGCTGGTGGACAGCGGTGCGGATATTCTGTCCTATGGCATGGGGGAGCTGCAGACGACCGCACTCTGCGAGGCACTGGCGGCAGGAATTCCGGCGCAGCAGATTTCGGACATTCCGGGCACCTGTGTCATTCGCTCTGTTTTACCGGACGGCTCCTTTGTGGAGTGTCCTTCTATGGAGGAAGTTAAGGGGGACAAACGTGCCTATGCACAGGCGAGCAAAATTGAAGATGAGGAACAGGACCCAATTCGCGGACGCACGATTGTGCAGCCATTTGGGCAGAAATTTTTGATTCAGTATCCGCCGATGCGCCCACTGACCACCGAGGAGTTTGACGAGGTGTACGAGCTTCCCTTTGCGCGGATGTGGCACCCGGACTACGACAAAAGCGGCGGTGTTCCAGGCTTTTCAGAGGTAGAATTTTCCATTACCAGTTGCCGCGGATGTTTTGGCGGTTGTCATTTTTGTTCGTTGGCGTTTCATCAGGGCCGTATGATTACGGCACGAAGCCATGAATCTATTTTAAAAGAGGCGCGCAGCTTTTTAAAAAATCCACGTTTTAAAGGTTATATCCATGACGTTGGCGGGCCGAGTGCCAATTTCCGCCACACTTCCTGCCGGCAGCAGTTGCAGCGGGGTTTGTGCAAAAACAGGCTGTGCCTTGCGCCGACGCCGTGCAAAAATCTGGATACCAGCCATGAGGATTACCGGGAACTGCTCGAAGAAGTGCGTCAGATTCCGGGTATTAAAAAGGTGTTTATCCGCAGCGGTATCCGCTATGATTACCTAATGGCTTCCGGTGACAAGCAGTTTCTCAGCGACCTTGTGCGCTATCACGTCAGCGGACAACTGAAGGTTGCGCCGGAGCACTGTGCGGACTGTACGCTGGATTATATGGGCAAACCGCACTTTGAAGTGTACCAGCGTTTTCAGGATAAATTTATGAAGATGAATCAGAAGTATGGCATGAAGCAGTATCTGGTGCCGTACCTGATGTCGTCGCACCCGGGCTGTACGCTGCAGGATGCAGTCAAATTGGCGCAGTACCTGAAAAAGACAGGCCATGACCCGGAACAGGTACAGGATTTTTACCCTACACCTGGCACGGTTTCTACCTGTATGTTTTACACGGGGCTGGACCCGCGTACTATGAAGCCGGTGTATGTGCCACGCACCACCAAAGAAAAAAGTGAGCAGCGTGCACTGCTGCAGTTCCGCAATCCGCGCAACAAGCCACTCGTCATTGCGGCGCTGAAGGCAGCAGGCCGAGAAGACCTGATTGGCTGGGGAAAAGAATGCTTAGTGACGCCGATGAACGGCAGAAAGCCGGAAGCGCATCCGGCAGGCCGGGCTGACTCTGGGCACGGACACGGCAGCACAGGCAAAAAACAGAACGCACACGGGCAGCATCCGATTCGCGGGCGGCAGGCAAAATCCTCAAAAACAAAATACGGTAGACGCCCATAA
- a CDS encoding TetR/AcrR family transcriptional regulator C-terminal domain-containing protein codes for MSSITKLALADSLKKLMQHRPLDKITVKDLVEDCGVNRQTFYYHFRDIYDLLGWIFQTEAYDAITDCQNYDTWQKGVLKVLQYVKDNSGFCLNAFRSMGREQLEFFLNNVTFALISSVMEELSQGVRIREEDKNFIDRFFTFAITGMLTDWMRSGMKTPPEALVQELSTLMEGQLIMAIKRYKY; via the coding sequence TTGTCCAGCATCACCAAGCTCGCACTTGCCGATTCGCTGAAAAAATTGATGCAGCATCGGCCTTTGGACAAAATCACCGTGAAAGACTTGGTAGAGGACTGCGGCGTAAACCGGCAGACCTTTTACTACCATTTCCGCGATATTTATGACCTGCTTGGCTGGATTTTTCAAACGGAGGCCTACGACGCCATAACGGACTGCCAAAATTACGATACTTGGCAGAAGGGCGTTTTGAAAGTCCTGCAGTATGTGAAGGACAACAGCGGCTTCTGCTTGAATGCTTTTCGTTCCATGGGGCGTGAACAGCTGGAATTTTTCCTGAACAATGTGACTTTTGCGCTGATTTCCAGTGTTATGGAGGAACTTTCTCAGGGGGTCCGTATTCGGGAAGAGGACAAAAATTTTATTGACCGCTTTTTTACGTTTGCAATCACCGGTATGCTGACAGACTGGATGCGCTCCGGCATGAAAACACCGCCGGAAGCGCTGGTTCAGGAGCTGAGCACCCTGATGGAGGGGCAGCTGATCATGGCAATTAAACGGTACAAATATTGA
- a CDS encoding HEAT repeat domain-containing protein — protein MADIEKMVEKKHWDKLQKKYLNGKTEERLELAKACGSVSADETVNMLVALMQDSDAEVQLAAVASLGKVADDHTTAKLQLLLRQTPKENTRLTQAIETSIRQVRDRT, from the coding sequence ATGGCAGACATTGAAAAAATGGTAGAAAAAAAGCACTGGGACAAGCTGCAGAAAAAATATTTGAACGGCAAAACCGAGGAACGGCTGGAGCTGGCAAAAGCCTGCGGCAGTGTTTCTGCTGACGAAACAGTCAATATGCTGGTTGCACTGATGCAGGACAGTGACGCAGAGGTACAGCTGGCTGCGGTTGCTTCCTTGGGCAAGGTGGCAGATGATCACACAACTGCAAAGCTGCAGCTGCTGCTTCGCCAGACCCCCAAAGAGAATACCCGCCTGACACAAGCGATTGAAACATCGATTCGTCAGGTGCGTGACCGTACATAA
- a CDS encoding TrkH family potassium uptake protein, translated as MLIKTKMWLHKVPPVRLIVISFAIIIFVGACLLTLPLCMKDGQSTTFLDALFTAGSATCVTGLVLFDTYTHWTPVGQVIILALIQLGGLGLVTFTTGMSLLLRKKLGLRNLQLAVENTNGDSSDIGGLIRMILCFTFTCEGIGALLLMIRFLPMMGTHGIWVSIFLAVSAYCNAGFDILGSIMKDGNMIPFVSDPLVCLTIGGLIVIGGLGFVVISDIYHAKLQPALSHVQRHGLNFHSRVAIFMALLLIVLGTIIFFILENDNTLATLPDLGSKLNASLFQSISARTAGFASVDIAKEHDFTKIFTVILMFIGAAPGSTGGGIKTTTMLVLVCTVWSVMRGKDETTFLHRRIDKFTVYRALAITSTAMLLVLVVTGIITTADPRINGVDALFEATSAFGTVGLTAGVTPHLSDISRIAIIITMYIGRVGPISLGLAISLRRGHIHSDSVLPEGKINVG; from the coding sequence ATGCTGATAAAAACAAAAATGTGGCTGCACAAAGTTCCCCCTGTGCGTCTGATTGTCATCAGCTTTGCCATTATTATTTTTGTGGGGGCATGCCTGCTCACCCTGCCGCTGTGCATGAAGGACGGCCAGAGCACCACTTTTTTGGATGCGCTGTTTACCGCCGGATCTGCCACCTGTGTGACCGGGCTGGTGCTGTTCGACACCTACACACACTGGACACCTGTGGGGCAGGTCATTATACTGGCACTGATTCAGTTGGGCGGCCTTGGTCTGGTCACTTTTACCACCGGCATGAGCCTGCTGCTACGCAAAAAGCTGGGACTGCGCAACCTGCAGCTCGCCGTAGAAAACACCAATGGCGACAGCAGTGACATTGGCGGACTTATCCGCATGATTCTCTGCTTTACCTTTACCTGTGAGGGAATCGGTGCGCTGCTGCTGATGATTCGCTTTCTGCCGATGATGGGAACGCATGGCATTTGGGTTTCTATTTTTCTTGCTGTTTCCGCTTACTGCAACGCTGGATTTGATATTCTCGGCAGTATTATGAAGGATGGCAACATGATTCCTTTTGTTTCCGATCCGCTCGTCTGCCTGACCATTGGCGGGCTGATTGTAATCGGCGGTTTAGGTTTTGTGGTCATCAGTGACATTTACCATGCAAAACTGCAGCCGGCCCTTTCCCATGTACAGCGCCACGGCCTGAACTTTCACTCCCGCGTTGCCATTTTTATGGCACTGCTCCTGATTGTACTGGGCACGATTATTTTCTTTATATTGGAAAATGACAATACGCTGGCAACGCTGCCGGATTTGGGTTCCAAACTGAACGCTTCGCTGTTCCAGTCCATTTCCGCACGTACCGCGGGCTTTGCCTCCGTGGATATTGCCAAAGAGCATGATTTTACAAAGATTTTCACAGTGATACTCATGTTTATCGGTGCAGCGCCCGGCTCCACCGGCGGCGGTATCAAAACCACAACCATGCTGGTACTGGTGTGTACGGTCTGGTCGGTTATGCGCGGAAAAGATGAAACCACCTTTCTGCACCGCCGCATTGACAAATTCACCGTTTACCGTGCATTAGCAATCACCAGCACTGCCATGCTGCTGGTACTTGTTGTCACCGGCATCATCACCACCGCCGACCCGCGCATTAACGGCGTTGACGCGTTGTTTGAAGCAACCAGCGCATTCGGTACTGTCGGGCTGACCGCCGGCGTCACACCGCATTTGTCCGACATCTCCCGCATTGCAATCATTATTACCATGTATATCGGCCGTGTGGGGCCAATTTCGCTTGGTCTGGCCATTTCACTGCGGCGCGGTCATATCCACTCTGACAGTGTCCTGCCAGAGGGCAAAATCAACGTAGGCTAA
- a CDS encoding potassium channel family protein has protein sequence MNIVILGGGKLGRQLARNMLDRKYTVHLIEKNKLRCMHLANELDIEVVCGDGTEIEVLRRAQTEHADCFLAVGGSDQDNLVACQLAKKEFGAQKVIARANDPRNLPVLRTLGTEIVVSSTEIITNLIEQEVDMAEMHMLATLNKGRAAICAVTLPENTKLQGVALKDLELPSGSLVISVVRGDKMVVPNGDTVFQPEDEIVAVCEGTSQKKLQSLMTATHD, from the coding sequence ATGAATATTGTCATTTTGGGTGGCGGCAAGCTTGGCCGTCAGCTTGCCCGCAATATGCTTGATCGAAAATATACCGTGCACTTGATTGAGAAGAACAAGCTGCGCTGCATGCACCTTGCGAATGAACTGGATATTGAAGTCGTCTGCGGCGATGGTACCGAAATCGAGGTGCTCCGCCGTGCGCAGACAGAACATGCGGACTGTTTTTTGGCGGTGGGCGGCAGCGATCAGGATAATTTAGTTGCCTGTCAGCTTGCAAAAAAGGAATTTGGCGCGCAGAAAGTCATTGCGCGCGCAAATGATCCGCGTAACCTGCCGGTGCTGCGCACACTGGGTACTGAGATTGTGGTGAGCAGTACGGAAATTATTACGAACTTGATCGAGCAGGAAGTGGATATGGCGGAAATGCACATGCTTGCAACCTTAAATAAGGGGCGTGCGGCAATCTGCGCAGTTACCTTGCCGGAAAATACAAAGCTTCAGGGAGTTGCACTAAAAGACTTGGAACTGCCGTCTGGTTCACTGGTAATCTCCGTTGTACGCGGAGATAAAATGGTGGTGCCAAACGGCGATACCGTTTTTCAGCCGGAGGATGAGATTGTTGCAGTCTGCGAGGGAACTTCCCAGAAAAAGCTGCAGTCACTGATGACCGCAACCCACGATTAA
- a CDS encoding potassium channel family protein translates to MNVLVIGCGRLGVRLAALLDERGHEVAVVDEVASMLGHLPESFSGLAVTGMPMDMSVLKSAGIENCDAVAVVTPDDNLNITISQVAREFFHIDNVVARISDPSRESVFAAFGLHTVCPTKMAATSIYNAITEPWESRQLTFGTATVSFRIWSADHAHEGRSLEEAPHFEEETVFAVVRANGSMELAQPHDSHQKITAGDHVILAVVTD, encoded by the coding sequence ATGAATGTTTTGGTGATTGGGTGCGGCCGGCTGGGGGTGCGCCTTGCAGCCCTGCTGGATGAGCGCGGCCACGAAGTGGCCGTTGTTGATGAGGTGGCCAGCATGCTTGGCCATTTGCCGGAAAGTTTCAGCGGACTGGCAGTTACGGGTATGCCGATGGATATGTCCGTGCTGAAAAGTGCCGGAATCGAAAACTGCGATGCGGTTGCAGTTGTAACACCGGATGATAATTTGAATATTACCATCTCACAGGTAGCACGCGAATTTTTCCATATTGACAATGTGGTGGCGCGTATCAGTGATCCCTCACGCGAAAGTGTATTTGCGGCATTTGGTTTGCACACAGTCTGTCCAACAAAAATGGCTGCCACTTCCATTTACAATGCGATTACAGAACCTTGGGAAAGCCGACAGCTGACCTTTGGCACAGCAACAGTTTCTTTCCGTATCTGGTCGGCAGACCATGCCCATGAAGGACGTTCGCTGGAAGAAGCACCGCACTTCGAAGAAGAAACGGTTTTTGCGGTAGTGCGTGCAAACGGAAGCATGGAATTGGCACAGCCGCATGACTCTCACCAGAAAATCACAGCAGGCGACCATGTGATTCTTGCTGTGGTTACAGATTAA
- a CDS encoding GNAT family N-acetyltransferase produces the protein MQITYTENDLNVEEYEMLRAQVNWKPFTRRQSCAALQNSMYVLCARDETGHPVGMGRIVGDGATVCYVQDLIVVPQCRRLHIGAGLMQRLEAYVHTLVTDGETMRLCLMCALGRESFYESCGFTARPTPELGPGMIRWLQGEKN, from the coding sequence GTGCAAATTACATATACGGAAAATGATTTAAATGTGGAAGAATATGAAATGTTGCGGGCGCAGGTGAATTGGAAGCCCTTTACACGGCGGCAGTCCTGCGCGGCGCTGCAAAACAGTATGTACGTGCTGTGCGCAAGGGATGAAACCGGGCATCCGGTTGGTATGGGACGAATTGTTGGCGACGGCGCAACGGTTTGCTATGTGCAGGACTTGATTGTGGTGCCTCAGTGCCGGAGGCTGCACATTGGTGCTGGCCTGATGCAGCGGCTGGAGGCATACGTACATACATTGGTGACAGACGGCGAAACCATGCGGCTGTGCTTAATGTGTGCGCTTGGGCGGGAGTCGTTTTATGAAAGCTGTGGTTTCACCGCACGTCCAACGCCGGAGCTTGGTCCCGGCATGATTCGGTGGCTGCAGGGGGAAAAGAACTAA
- a CDS encoding cob(I)yrinic acid a,c-diamide adenosyltransferase, whose protein sequence is MQKGLIHLYIGDGKGKTTAAVGLSVRARGSGLRVVFAQFLKGRASGEQQPLETLGVTVLWHMSSQKFVFSMTDEERKICRTEQAACLQEAADAGKKADLLVLDEVFGALSCGMLEKDAVLALLKNKPAGLEAVLTGRDPAPEFLALADYISEVQCTRHPYEKGVTARRGIEY, encoded by the coding sequence ATGCAGAAAGGACTCATTCATCTTTACATCGGTGACGGAAAAGGAAAAACCACCGCTGCGGTTGGATTAAGCGTACGAGCCCGCGGCAGCGGTCTGCGGGTCGTGTTTGCCCAGTTTTTAAAGGGCCGCGCCAGCGGTGAGCAGCAGCCTCTGGAAACTCTTGGGGTTACCGTACTGTGGCATATGTCTTCTCAAAAATTCGTTTTTTCCATGACGGACGAAGAACGCAAAATTTGCCGTACGGAGCAAGCCGCCTGCCTGCAGGAAGCCGCTGATGCCGGGAAAAAAGCCGATTTGCTGGTACTGGATGAGGTTTTTGGCGCGCTTTCTTGTGGAATGCTTGAAAAAGACGCGGTTCTGGCACTGCTGAAGAACAAACCGGCTGGTCTGGAGGCCGTACTGACCGGCCGTGACCCGGCACCGGAGTTTTTAGCGCTTGCCGATTACATTTCGGAAGTTCAATGCACCCGCCACCCCTATGAAAAGGGAGTAACCGCACGGCGCGGAATCGAATACTGA
- a CDS encoding helix-turn-helix domain-containing protein: MRLRKQALGTRNLVGARVEAARKSEGMKQKELLAQLQVQGIDMNASGLSKLEGQIRYVTDYELVALAKIFNVSVDWLLGLGEHSEK; this comes from the coding sequence TTGAGATTACGCAAGCAGGCGCTGGGTACCCGCAACTTAGTCGGTGCCCGCGTAGAAGCCGCCCGAAAAAGTGAGGGCATGAAGCAAAAAGAGCTGCTGGCGCAGCTGCAAGTGCAGGGCATTGACATGAACGCCTCCGGCCTTTCCAAGCTGGAAGGTCAGATTCGTTATGTGACCGACTATGAACTGGTGGCACTTGCAAAGATTTTCAATGTTTCAGTAGATTGGCTGCTGGGACTGGGAGAACACAGCGAAAAGTAA